DNA from Synechococcus sp. CBW1108:
GGGAGCCCTGCGATTCGGTGTCACTGCCGAGTGCTCCGTGGGAACCGGCTGCTCGGTGCTGCTGCCCAAGGATCGGGATGGGCGTCGAACTCAGAGCTGGTCAAGCCAGAGGGCCTGGGCCTCCCAGGAAGCCGTTGCCCTGCTGGTAGACCATTCACCCCAGAACCCACACCTTGATTGGTATCTGTCTGCCATCTTTCCCGAGCGGTTCATGCCTCCAGCTTCGTCATCAGCCTGCGCTGCAACGTGGTCACTGCAGTTGATCCGAGGCCCATTCGAGCAGTTCTTCCGCCGCCAGTAGGGCGGATGCGCCATCTTCGGGCCCGAACACCTCGGCAGGCAGCTCATCACCCAGAGCATCCGGATAACGGGTGGGGGCATAGAGCTTGTCCAGCACCCGGGCCTGGCGTTGCCAGTGTTGAGCGTGCGCCTGATCCAGCTCGTGCAACAGAGCCTTCAGCGAATGGCTGCGCAGGTCACGGTCGTCGGCCGCCAGCAACGCCTTGATGGCCTTCTCACCCACCTGCTGGGCAAGAAAGCAGGCCTGCCCCGGTGGCGTGCGCTTTCCTGGCTCATGGGAAGCGGCTGCCCATGAGCAGCGGGATCGCTTCGGCCCGCAGAGGCAGCCGGCAGGGCTCCAGGCCCATCACCAGCAGATCGATATCCGACGCCAGCGGACTCACTGCCAACGCGTTGGCTGGCCCCCCCGGTCGTGCTCATGCGCCAGGCCCCACCCGCTCAAAAGGCATGAAAAGGCACTCCTTCGCAGGGATGTGCTCCATCCCGAGGCGGTGCTCGAGCTGGCTGCCGACGCGGACAGCACTCGCAACAGCCGTGTCCCTATCAAGCTGGAAGGAGGTACTGTGTTCCGTGGGTTGTTGCTCCCCCGCTCACCACAGGCTGCACTGCCCTTGCTGGTATTCCTTGCGGCATGTTCCTGGGGCGCGACATCGCTGCCGAGCGTGATTTCTCCGAAGACACCGCCGCCGCCAATGACGAGGAGGTGAGCGAATTGGTGGCTGAGGCCTAAAAGCGGGCCACTTCGGTGCTGACCGGTAACCGCTCCGTCCTGGATGAGCTGGCCGCGGCTGCGGGAGCCGCTGGGCGACCCCCTGCCCTTCTGCATCGCCGCCGGTGGCCTGAGGCCGGCGGATGTGGTGCCCTGGCTGGCGGCTGGGGTGGACGCGGTGGCGCTGGGTTCCGCTTTGGGATCAGCGCCGGGCAGCTGCATCACCCGCCCGTCGGCGACGGTGAACTCCCGCAGCGATTGCTGCTCCAGCGCGTCAGAGCACCCGCCACCACGGCACCGCCAGCACATCGGCCGTGAGCCATTCCACGCTCGTGCCGGTATGCAGCAGCAGGCCCGCCCGTGCCTTGCTGCCGTATTCAGCGCGGAAGGTGCGCAGGTGGGCGCAGTCCGCCAGCCTTGGCGATGCCGTGGCCTTGACTTCGATCGGCAGCAGCCTGCCCCCCGCCTCGATCACCACATCCACCTCCTCGCCGAGGGTTGTGCGCCAGTAGCCCAGTTCTGCTCGCTCGACGCGGGCGTCGCGCCACGCCAGCAGATCGTTCAGCACCAGATTTTCGAGATGGCAGCCCTGGGGTTCCGCTCCGGCCAGGTGCATGGCGATGGCGGTGTCGCCCCAGTAGAGCTTGGGGGACTTGATCAGTCGCTTGGTGCGGTTTACGGCATAGGCCGGCAGGCGCACGAGCTGGTAGGAGGTCTCCAGCAGATTGAGCCAGCGGCGCACCGTGGGTTGCGGCAGCGCCACGTCGCGCCCCAGTTCGGTCTGGTTGAGCAGCTGCCCCAGGCGCAGGCAGGCCGCCTGCATCAGTCGGCGGAAATCCGGCAGGGAGTTGATCGTCGCCAGGTCCTGCAGGTCGCGCTCGAGATAGGTGCGCACGTAGCCGTCGAACCAGATGGCGCGCTCGGCAGGGTTGCTCAGTTCGATCGCTGGCGTGGGGAAACCGCCCCGCTGCGCCAGCGCGCGCCAGTCTTCCCTATGACCGTCCCCGGTGGCGAGCAGGTCGCGCCAGCCTTGATCGGGCGTGTTGAGCAGCGCCTCCCAGCGACCGGCGCTGCCCAGTCCGCGTTGCTCACGGCGGGTGAGCGGCCAGAGGGTGAGATAACTCGCCCTGCCGGCGAGCGATTCACTCACCTGCCGCATCAGCAGCAGGTTTGCCGAACCGGTGAGCAGGAAGCGACCTGCTTTGCGGTCTCGATCGATGGCCCGCTTCACGGCGCTGAGCAGGGAGGGTTCCCTCTGCACCTCGTCGAGCGTGATCGGCTCGTTGCCTCCCACCAGTGCCTCGGGATCGCGCCTGGCGGCAGCGAGCACGTCGAAGTCATCAAGGGTGCGGTAGCTCCTTTCGCCCGCAACCAGCTGCTCGGCCAGGGTGCTTTTTCCGGTCTGCCGCGCACCCGTCACCACCACTGCGGGCATCACCGCCAGCCGATCGGCGAGGGCGCCACTGACCAGCCGGGGCAGGGGATTCACCACGTGGATGATTTTCATTCATCTGGTGAATCATAAGCTGGGCTCACGCCGAACGCCCGCAGGCGAAGCGCAGCTGTTCGGTCTGGCTGAGGCGCTGGCTGAGCTGGGATGAGCGGGCACTGGCCTCACGATTGAGGACATTAACGCTGATTATGAAAAGGAGAATCTGGCCGATGGCCAGCACGGCCAGACCGGTTACGCCCAGCGCAGCGCAGGGCCTCCCGCCGGCCTGCTGCGAGGTGGGGCTCCGATTCCAGCAGGGTGGCGAAGCGCAGCAGGGTGACGCCCACACAACCCAGGGAGGCGGCATCGATGGTGCGGCTGGAGAACTGGGCGGCCCAGGCGCTGGAGCGAAGGCTGAAGGGCAACGCGGCAGCGATCACGAGCAGGGCGAACACCACCACCAGGGTGAGGTTGGTGGTCCTGGCCAGGAAGCCAAACGTGAGCAGGAGGCTTTGCAGAGAGTCGCGGAACGCTTCCTTAACCCAATTTTCCCAGCGGGCGGCCGAACGGGAGTTGCTGCTGGTGCCCGGGGTGATGAGCCCCAGCGAGGTGCATCAGGCCCGGCGGCTGGGCTGCCGGATCGTGAAGTTGTTTCCAGCAGTGAGCGTGGGCATCAAGCACTGGCGGCGGCTGCGGCAGCCGCTTGGTGCTCCCCTGCCCTTCTGCATCGCCGCCGGCGGCCTGAAGCCGGCCGATGTGCTGCCCTGGCTGGAGGCCGGGGTGGATGCGGTGGCGCTGGGCTCGGGGCTGGGTGATCTGGAAGAGGTGAGCGCCTGGCAGGAGTTGCTCTCCACACTGGCCGCCAGATCAGCCCCAGCCTGATCTGGTTGTGCTGATGGCCTGGGAACGAACGTTGTCAAGGCCCAAAGCGCCTGCTGGGCAGGGGTGGCACTGACCCTGATGGGGTTTGCGCGAGTTTGCGGTGCCAGTAGGTCCAGGAACGCGGTGAGAACCAGCCCGCCTCGGCCCGAAGCAGCACCTCGGCCAGATAGTTGTCGCCCAGAAGACGCCGCAAGCGCAACACGCTGTCGAAATCGCCGATATCCATCACCCGGGCGATCACCCGATTGGGGTTGCGCAATGACTGCTCGGCGGGTTGCCACCAGATCAGTTCTGCGGCCAGAGGCCTAAGGAACTCCTGCAGTTGATCCGGAGATGGAGGAGCGATTGGTTCCAGCTCCATCAGACCCTTATGCCCACTGAATCATGCTAGGCGTCCCGCCGAGACCAACCCCGAGGCGGTGCTTGAGCTGGCGCCGATCTGGGCGGAGTGAGGTCGTCGCCTTCCGTTCTGGAGGCGGGCAGGGGGCATGGGCGTCGACCTGGCTCAGCTGATGGGCGATGGCGTCGCCATCGTCACTGGCCTCGCTGGCCAGGAACCAACCGCACAACACGGAGTTGTGGAATCCGCTGCGGGCCGGTTTTGATCTTTCGCCAGCCAGCTGGTTGGTCATCTTAGCTAGCTGTCGCCCAGACGGCGCCGCAAGCCCCAGCGCTTGTAGGCTGTTCAGGAGATGGCCGTGAAGACCAAAGCGCCTGGCCACGCAACCGCAATTCTGACCTAGTCTGATGACCATGGTCATTTTGGAGTGATGATGGTTCTGCCGTCCGCCCCGCTGCTGCCGGGTTCGCCGCGGCAGGTGTCCAAATCCCGTTTCAAGGCCCAGGCCCTGGAGCTGTTCCGCCAGGTGGAGGCCAGCGGTGAACCGCTCGTGGTGACTGATCACGGCCGGCCCACCCTGGAGGTGCGCCCCTATCGGCCGGCCCGGCTCGACGCCGACCCACTCCAGGAGCTGCGCGGCTCGGTGCTGCGCTTCGACGACCCGTTTGCGCCGGTCGGTGAGAACGACTGGGAAGCCCTGGCGTGATCCTGCTCGATACCCATGCGCTGATCTGGTGGGCCGATGGCAATCATCTGCGGCTCTCAGCCAATGCCCTGGCCGCCATCGATCAGGAGATCGAGAGCGCCGGCCGGCCGGGCGGTTCACCGGGTCTGCTGGTGTCGGCGATCAGCTGCTGGGAAGTGGCGATGCTGGTGAATCGGGGTCGACTCGCCCTCAGCCTCGATGTGGAGCGCTGGTTGGCGCTGCTGGCCTCCCATCCGGCGGTGCGGTTGCTGGCTCTCGATCCCGCCGTGGCTGTGGCAGCCACCCGCCTCCCGGAGCCATTCCACGCCGATCCCGCCGATCGCTTCCTGGTGGCCCAGGCCCGCGAGCTGGGGATTCCCCTGCTCAGCGCCGACAACAAGATCCTCTCCTACGGCCATGTGCGCAGCCTCTGGTGAAAGCAGAGGTCATGCCGGCCCTTGGCCGCTATCAGCTCGCCTGCGCCTGTGCTGAAATCTCTACGCGGCGCTATAGAAAAGCTTCAAAGCGATTGTTCCTGAGGCGCAGAGACTGATGGGCCGCTCCGCAAGGCAACTTCCCGATGGCTGCAGCTTTCACATCACCCTGCGCTGCAACAGCCGGGCCTTTCTGATCGCCCGCGGGGTGCGGCGGGATCTGCTGTTGGGGGTGCTGCATCAGGCAAAGAAGAAGTTCGGATTTCGGTTGCATGGGATCTGTCTGATGGCCAACCACCTGCATCTGCTGTTGCAGCCACCGCAGGGGAGAGACCTGCCACGGATCATGCAGTGGATCGGCTGGTATTCGGCCATGGCGCTGAACCGGATCACGGGACGCTGCGGCCACTTCTGGGAGGCGCGCTACTTTTCCACGCCGATTGATCCAAGCGACACGCGCCGTGTGTTGGCCACGCTGCGCTACATCCACGCCAACCCCAAGGCAGCGGGTGTGCGTAAGGGTTTCCATGACCCCTACAGCAACTACGGGCACTATGGGCGGTTGGAAGGGGATGGGTTAAGCGAGTGGCATCCGGCCTTTCTGCAGCTGGCACCGACGCTGGAGGGCTGCGCCAGGCGCTATGGGAGCTATTGCCGGCACTACCGGCCAAGGGCGAAACCAGCCAGACAATCCCATTGGGGCAGCAGGCTGCTGCGGCGTGATGGGGGTGGCCCCAGGCCAGCAGGTTCTGCCATGGCATGGCGGCGGGGCTGAGGCGCCGCTGCCGCAGGAATGGCAGCAGCTCGCGGAGAGATTCAGGCGGACCAATGGCCCGAGGCAAAACGGACTGGAAACGTCGGCGTGATCGTTGACTACTGACTACAGATGGGCAGACATCAACAGATGGGTAGGCATCAACGATGAACGCGACGAACGTGCGCTGAGCAAGGAACTGAGCACGAAACTGCTGCCATAACAGCTCTCAAATGCCATGGCCGAATGATCGCGTTGATCGCGAATCGTCAAAATCTCACTCCTGAGGCCAGCCAGACCCTGGAAGCCGTGTGAGGCGGCGCGCAATGTGCACTGCAAACACCCATACGGTGCCAGGTATCGACTCAGGCTTCGGCGGAGGCGCTGGGAGGGTTGCTGGCGCTGGCCTTGATGCGCTTCCTGAGCTTGCGGCTGAAGCCGAAGGCAACAGCGAGGCCAACGGCCGGAAGGGGGCCCGGAACGTTGGCAGAACTGGCGGCTGGGACTAAGGTGGCTCGGGCCCAGGTCACGCCCCCCGGCCCGGTAGCAACACCCACCGCATTGGTAGAA
Protein-coding regions in this window:
- a CDS encoding ATP-binding protein, which encodes MKIIHVVNPLPRLVSGALADRLAVMPAVVVTGARQTGKSTLAEQLVAGERSYRTLDDFDVLAAARRDPEALVGGNEPITLDEVQREPSLLSAVKRAIDRDRKAGRFLLTGSANLLLMRQVSESLAGRASYLTLWPLTRREQRGLGSAGRWEALLNTPDQGWRDLLATGDGHREDWRALAQRGGFPTPAIELSNPAERAIWFDGYVRTYLERDLQDLATINSLPDFRRLMQAACLRLGQLLNQTELGRDVALPQPTVRRWLNLLETSYQLVRLPAYAVNRTKRLIKSPKLYWGDTAIAMHLAGAEPQGCHLENLVLNDLLAWRDARVERAELGYWRTTLGEEVDVVIEAGGRLLPIEVKATASPRLADCAHLRTFRAEYGSKARAGLLLHTGTSVEWLTADVLAVPWWRVL
- a CDS encoding bifunctional 4-hydroxy-2-oxoglutarate aldolase/2-dehydro-3-deoxy-phosphogluconate aldolase, whose protein sequence is MSRRLCRESRNASLTQFSQRAAERELLLVPGVMSPSEVHQARRLGCRIVKLFPAVSVGIKHWRRLRQPLGAPLPFCIAAGGLKPADVLPWLEAGVDAVALGSGLGDLEEVSAWQELLSTLAARSAPA
- a CDS encoding type II toxin-antitoxin system Phd/YefM family antitoxin translates to MVLPSAPLLPGSPRQVSKSRFKAQALELFRQVEASGEPLVVTDHGRPTLEVRPYRPARLDADPLQELRGSVLRFDDPFAPVGENDWEALA
- a CDS encoding type II toxin-antitoxin system VapC family toxin, with the translated sequence MILLDTHALIWWADGNHLRLSANALAAIDQEIESAGRPGGSPGLLVSAISCWEVAMLVNRGRLALSLDVERWLALLASHPAVRLLALDPAVAVAATRLPEPFHADPADRFLVAQARELGIPLLSADNKILSYGHVRSLW
- a CDS encoding transposase; translated protein: MGRSARQLPDGCSFHITLRCNSRAFLIARGVRRDLLLGVLHQAKKKFGFRLHGICLMANHLHLLLQPPQGRDLPRIMQWIGWYSAMALNRITGRCGHFWEARYFSTPIDPSDTRRVLATLRYIHANPKAAGVRKGFHDPYSNYGHYGRLEGDGLSEWHPAFLQLAPTLEGCARRYGSYCRHYRPRAKPARQSHWGSRLLRRDGGGPRPAGSAMAWRRG